One part of the Candida albicans SC5314 chromosome R, complete sequence genome encodes these proteins:
- a CDS encoding U5 snRNP complex subunit (Predicted component of U5 snRNP; Spider biofilm induced), which translates to MNNQTDLFSNVGESTVNNSSRRRKRGANKNELQLTYESDSSDDQEGNSDNENNISKLQQQQQSEEDILGDNKENDMFDSDKEDDMFTNDNEEEDDDMFASDNEESDPQKNNLDDEEEEEEEEEIKETDESVNNYYNNIEDLNFDSFQNKKKEPKFEAFNLKEETNMGKFDNEGNYIPNEQKDSSDADDDDLWLEDYNNKSEINKAKQAQLLRERQQREKSKSKSMEKDHNVEPLEVLLSDLILLLEPVESPMEALARLNPKNLRKKKKKGDDDDNNKNGIANHEELINKITNVCSILINDKQIDDIYELTREELTRKFQTITGQSFNVERGLKRSREESDDEDDENSQINNIDYGEKIWEFRWIGDENEDKVINGPYSSYEMNHWKETYFENKVEVRKIGETKFQNIEYINEFT; encoded by the coding sequence ATGAATAACCAAACTGATTTGTTTAGTAATGTTGGTGAATCCACTGTGAATAATAGCAGtagaagaaggaaaaggGGAGccaataaaaatgaacTACAATTAACTTACGAATCAGATTCAAGTGATGACCAAGAAGGAAATtctgataatgaaaataacaTTAGCAagttacaacaacaacaacaactggaGGAGGATATATTGGGagataataaagaaaatgacATGTTTGATAGTGATAAAGAAGACGATATGTTTACCAATGacaatgaagaagaagatgacgaTATGTTTGCCagtgataatgaagaatcaGATCCGCAGAAGAACAACCTTGATgatgaggaagaagaagaagaagaggaggagATAAAGGAAACAGATGAATCAGttaacaattattataacaacattgaagatttaaattttgattcattccaaaataaaaaaaaggaacCGAAATTTGAAGCatttaatttgaaagaagaaaccaACATGGggaaatttgataatgaaggAAATTATATACCCAATGAACAAAAAGATTCCTCGGatgctgatgatgatgatttatgGCTTGAagattataataataaatcagaaataaataaagcTAAACAAGCTCAACTTCTACGGGAAAGAcaacaaagagaaaaatcaaaatcaaaatcaatggAGAAAGATCATAATGTTGAACCATTAGAAGTTTTATTATCtgatttgatattgttattaGAACCTGTTGAATCACCAATGGAAGCATTAGCAAGATTGAATCCTAAAAACTtgagaaaaaagaaaaagaaaggtgatgatgatgataacaataaaaatggTATAGCAAACcatgaagaattaattaataaaatcactAATGTTTGTTCgattttaattaatgataaacaaattgatgatatatATGAACTAACTAGAGAAGAATTGACGAggaaatttcaaacaataacTGGACAAAGTTTTAATGTTGAACGAGGTCTTAAACGATCAAGAGAAGAAAGTGATGAcgaagatgatgaaaattctcaaattaataatattgattatgGTGAAAAAATATGGGAATTCAGATGGATTGgagatgaaaatgaagataaagTTATAAATGGACCTTATTCAAGTTATGAAATGAATCATTGGAAAGAAacttattttgaaaataaagtaGAGGTACGAAAAATTGGTGAAAcaaaattccaaaatattgaatatattaatgaatttacATAA
- a CDS encoding uncharacterized protein (Has domain(s) with predicted DNA binding activity and role in DNA integration): MAKRKKSRSKLQQNVDSNESTKSPSTQNPHQPTYVEQESTQWSTTHQEVEPNTFIQAPYAAEVTQPPNVNQPTYPGIQPELLNPVIENSPISTLSFSLGNASFFQNRPANEQVLLNKFRTEVLENETASRTLKSLQPETQEKYLYQIRRYISHCANKGLDNFYVTYSLVKELIEVEIEKRGQITENTIKSLRSSINKLYHMNRIVYSIQQPYLVLGDNIVQEIMSTHKDKVQSIKQSSSGKGSSSSSSTPLTSRSNTSKESSETNTEATIFSSLTKTSFEKDNDNENDVEDLDGDIVAASSGVDAFRLSESSKTKLTEAEEYLLKKFNQEVLESENVSTILSSLTLNTFKSYATDIKRFIRFCARHGKTDSVIDEDILNKFLALSVDKSKKSNSKKLRTSLLKLHQLNCEAYNLDYSEGDIVFLINKYLDSSGNQDEYLPPTDTGNQMDLIAKLEEMYISTNEFDGFTEANKILHKNEFKRYALFCSGQGLQHFHVTGETVTQFFITEIVSQDSNIPVKKLRKILKRLLILHKLNAEIFVDYPLVVEGLETVEEFLTSHKTRPGFNPSGSSSTEAASSSSGGTGANTYSGATSSISSLTANVPPLFFNDQGGTGNLLSSEQASGSSGGDNFKDNPAHVRSPLSNEALENEMLQLEPIPPFEKVDKSSKAIGGPIEESGDDDDDDDDDDNVVDVHASEFPPAVNLNPEDDSGNKDEEESEESHYHSKRQKIEILPDTNDLIPAFVMNSNITTVTQLAEEWTLIVKRTKKWGLGWIKNQLDFQIYTSRKVIIDFIEQLLPELSEDNSNKPIIEVDEDYIYDIVKVFDQYMLRKEMGLNDLVRKIEANPIYSKKEFLRILTRRKTTRS; encoded by the coding sequence ATGGCAAAACGTAAAAAATCAAGATCAAAACTTCAACAAAATGTTGACAGTAACGAGTCAACCAAATCACCTAGCACACAAAATCCACACCAGCCGACATATGTTGAACAGGAATCAACTCAGTGGTCTACTACTCACCAAGAAGTGGAACCTAACACTTTCATACAAGCACCATATGCGGCTGAGGTTACTCAACCACCAAACGTTAATCAGCCAACTTATCCAGGAATCCAACCAGAATTACTTAACCCCGTTATAGAAAATTCACCAATTTCCACCTTATCGTTTTCTTTGGGGAATGCCagtttttttcaaaacagACCTGCTAACGAGCAAgtattgttgaataaattCAGAACTGAAGTTTTGGAAAATGAAACAGCTTCCAGGACATTGAAATCATTGCAACCGGAAACTCAAGAGAAATatctttatcaaataaGAAGGTATATCTCCCACTGTGCAAATAAGGGGTTGGATAATTTTTATGTAACTTATTCTTTGgtaaaagaattaattgagGTGGAAATCGAAAAACGAGGACAGATTACCGAGAACACAATAAAAAGTTTGAGATCCTCCATAAACAAGCTCTATCATATGAATAGAATTGTCTATTCTATACAACAACCATATTTAGTTTTAGGAGATAACATAGTACAAGAAATCATGAGTACCCACAAGGATAAAGTGCAATCAATTAAGCAAAGTAGTTCGGGAAAGGGAAGCAGctcttcatcttcaacaCCCTTAACTTCTCGCTCAAATACACTGAAAGAGCTGAGTGAAACCAATACGGAAGCTACAATTTTTTCGTCATTGACAAAGACCTCATTTGAAAAGGATAACGATAACGAGAATGATGTTGAAGATCTTGATGGTGATATTGTTGCGGCTTCCAGTGGTGTTGATGCGTTCAGATTAAGTGAGAGCTCGAAAACTAAATTAACTGAGGCAGAAGAGTACTTgttaaagaaattcaatcaaGAAGTTCTTGAATCAGAAAATGTATCTACGATTCTTAGTAGTTTAACCCTCAATACATTCAAATCATATGCTACCGATATAAAAAGATTCATCAGGTTTTGTGCTCGTCATGGGAAAACCGATAGtgttattgatgaagatattttaaacaaatttttagCTTTATCAGTTGATAAAAGTAAGAAGAGCAATTCAAAGAAATTAAGAACTAGCTTATTAAAATTACATCAACTTAATTGTGAAGCGTACAATCTTGATTATTCTGAAGGTGACATCGTGTTtttaatcaacaaatatttgGACAGTTCGGGTAATCAAGATGAGTATTTGCCACCAACTGATACGGGTAATCAAATGGACTTGATAGCCAAATTGGAAGAAATGTATATATCCACCAACGAGTTTGATGGATTTACCGAAGCTAATAAAATTTTGCACAAAAATGAGTTTAAGCGCTATGCGTTATTTTGTTCCGGACAAGGTTTGCAACATTTTCATGTTACTGGTGAAACGGTGAcacaatttttcatcaccGAGATTGTTAGTCAAGATTCAAATATCCCGGTGAAAAAATTACggaaaattttgaaacgattattaattttacataaattaaatgctgaaatttttgttgattatcCATTAGTGGTAGAAGGATTAGAAACTGTTGAGGAATTTTTAACTAGTCATAAAACGAGACCAGGTTTTAACCCCAGTGGATCCAGCAGCACTGAGGCAGCAAGTAGCAGTAGTGGTGGAACTGGTGCAAATACATATTCTGGTGCTACATCGTCAATCTCGTCTTTAACAGCAAATGTTCCAcctttatttttcaacGATCAAGGTGGCACAGGAAATTTGTTGTCATCGGAACAAGCAAGTGGcagtagtggtggtgataattTCAAAGACAACCCTGCCCACGTTAGACTGCCACTTTCAAACGAAGCCttagaaaatgaaatgtTGCAACTCGAACCCATCCCACCTTTTGAAAAGGTAGACAAGAGTTCAAAAGCTATTGGAGGACCCATTGAGGAGAGTGGCgacgatgatgacgatgacgacgatgatgataatgtaGTCGATGTTCATGCAAGCGAATTTCCTCCAGCAGTTAATTTAAACCCTGAAGATGACTCTGGAaataaagatgaagaagaaagtgaAGAGTCTCATTATCATTCTAAGCGTCAAAAAATAGAGATCTTACCAGATACAAACGATCTTATTCCTGCATTTGTCATGAATAGCAATATAACTACCGTCACCCAATTGGCCGAAGAATGGACTTTGATTGTCAAACGGACCAAGAAATGGGGTCTTGGTTGgatcaaaaatcaattggattttcaaatatataCCAGCAGGAAAGtgattattgattttattgaaCAACTTTTACCAGAATTGAGTGAAGACAATAGCAATAAACCAATCATTGAAGTCGATGAGGACTATATTTATGATATTGTCAAAGTGTTTGACCAGTACATGCttagaaaagaaatggGGTTAAATGATTTAGTTAGAAAGATTGAGGCAAACCCAATCTATTCCAAAAAGGAATTCTTAAGAATATTGACTAGGAGAAAAACCACCAGATCATAA
- the ATX1 gene encoding copper metallochaperone (Putative cytosolic copper metallochaperone; flucytosine induced; Ssr1-repressed; rat catheter biofilm induced) produces MSEVSKKYHFDVTMSCSGCSGAIERVLKRLDGVSSFDVSLDKQTVDVITTQPYETIYNTIAKTGKKINGGKEIS; encoded by the coding sequence ATGTCTGAAGTTTctaaaaaatatcattttgACGTAACAATGTCATGCTCAGGGTGTTCAGGAGCCATTGAAAGAGTATTGAAAAGATTAGATGGAGTATCATCATTTGATGTTTCATTAGATAAACAAACTGTTGATGTTATAACTACTCAGCCTTATGAAACTATTTATAATACTATAGCTAAAACTGggaagaaaataaatggTGGTAAAGAAATTTCCTAA
- a CDS encoding ribosome biosynthesis protein (Putative protein of unknown function; Hap43-induced; repressed by Rim101; Spider biofilm induced), with product MSDIDIDNVLNLEEEQYELGFKEGQIQGTKDQYLEGKEYGYQTGFQRFLIIGYIQELMKFWLSHIDQYNNSSSLRNHLNNLEDIMAQISITNGDKEVEDYEKNIKKARNKLRVIASITKETWKIDSLDNLVKEVGGTLQVSENPDDMW from the coding sequence ATGTCAGATATAGATATAGATAATGTATTAaatttagaagaagaacaataTGAATTAGGATTTAAAGAAGGTCAAATACAAGGAACAAAAGATCAATATTTAGAAGGAAAAGAATATGGTTATCAAACTGGATTTCAACGATTTTTAATCATTGGTTATATTCaagaattaatgaaattttggtTATCCCATATAGATCAATATAATAACTCTTCTTCACTTCGGAatcatttgaataatttggaAGATATTATGGCACAAATTTCTATAACGAATGGAGAtaaagaagttgaagattatgaaaaaaatattaaaaaggcaagaaataaattaagAGTGATAGCTAGTATAACTAAAGAAACTTGgaaaattgattcattggATAATTTGGTGAAAGAAGTAGGTGGAACTTTACAAGTTAGTGAAAACCCCGATGATATGTGGTGA
- the DSL1 gene encoding Dsl1p (Protein similar to S. cerevisiae Dsl1p, which is a member of the t-SNARE complex of the endoplasmic reticulum) gives MPSIEQQLEDQELYLKDIEQKIFQTLSKINKTTLENDNDFRKQFEEIPQDSNTTESNNLTDLTITELNNKFEIVTDNLQQLNELQEINSKLKEIETYLGKPKTLQSILDLQYLNNLFKQIIIDTNSQYIIYKQIKKRVDSLYENFVNQLNEYLTILLIPDPLTITNIAILQDFNRFLLKNGHNNMNAYDKYKENWDKLVDSILGDSTPTPSKQLSLIVDELEDTIKLEIVSDNEDNNFIKSITNLIRFINELQYPIIKNYLNSKISKNLIDKISININQIINDKQQLNDLDELVKLCHETNWNILSRMEGIGNGGDDSLQEKLNKLHLDWIVDNYVDKIKKIYKSDAIKQTELIDFDSGKLEKQEEKPTKDDNDEDDGWNDNWDDGWEEEEEAEANPSGKVPDTDTSSEKIVITKIPFELLKLINEFSKYSSDLNYLITSIQALSTIEYPSLANSFLLLNDLNYLSSKLTSLHGYNDDDAQKLIQFVNCNWNQVLIKFYSELKIVLSSLNLENDESLSNSDELDDYNLNQLSLIYKWFNILFEEKQLKSTNRPKFILVVIDLVEFINNWLIQMIFNLDDISEFQCTKITHIIDNINNVTIPYIQELGINKSSSSIESYDKLNNVKFLINNHLKDIMERFYQGELFNLETQELVNMIKSIFIQSELRDNYIQEIIEFRNMS, from the coding sequence ATGCCATCGATTGAACAACAATTAGAAGATCAagaattatatttaaaagatattgaacagaaaatatttcaaacattatccaaaataaacaaaacaacccttgaaaatgataatgatttccgaaaacaatttgaagaaattccTCAAGATTCAAATACCACTGAAAGTAACAATTTAACTGATTTAACAATTactgaattgaataataaatttgaaatcgTTACTGACAatttacaacaattgaatgaattacAAGAGATCAATTctaaattaaaagaaattgaaacgTATTTGGGGAAACCGAAAACATTACAAAGTATATTAGATTTacaatatttaaataatttatttaaacaaatcatCATTGATACAAATTCtcaatatataatatataaacaaatcaagAAGCGAGTCGATTCACTTtatgaaaattttgttaatcaattgaatgaatatTTAACTATTCTTTTAATTCCTGATCCATTGACTATTACTAATATAGCAATTTTACAAGATTTCAATCGgtttttattgaaaaatggacATAATAATATGAATGCATACGATAAATATAAGGAAAATTGGGATAAATTAGTGGATTCAATATTGGGGGACTCCACCCCCACCCCTTCAAAACAACTTagtttgattgttgatgaattggaaGATACTattaaattagaaattgtATCAGACAACGAGgacaacaatttcattaaatcaattactaatttaattagatttataaatgaattaCAATATCctataatcaaaaattatttaaattctaaaatttctaaaaatttaattgataaaatttccatcaatataaatcaaattattaatgataaacaacaattgaatgatttaGATGAATTAGTGAAATTATGTCATGAAACTAATTGGAATATATTATCAAGAATGGAAGGAATAGGAaatggtggtgatgattctttacaagaaaaattgaataaattacaTCTTGATTggattgttgataattatgttgataaaattaaaaaaatttataaatctGATGCCATAAAACAAactgaattgattgattttgatagtGGTAAACTagaaaaacaagaagagAAACCAACAAAAGACGACAACGATGAAGACGATGGGTGGAATGATAATTGGGATGATGGTtgggaagaagaagaagaggcaGAAGCCAATCCAAGTGGGAAAGTACCTGATACGGATACTTCAAGTGAAAAAATAGTTATCACTAAAATTCCTTTTGAGTTATTGAAACTTATCAATGAATTTAGTAAATATTCACTGGATTTGAATTATCTAATAACTTCAATTCAAgcattatcaacaatagaATATCCTTCATTAgcaaattcatttttattactCAAcgatttgaattatttgtcTTCCAAGTTAACTTCCCTCCATGGgtataatgatgatgatgctCAAAAACTAATCCAATTTGTCAATTGTAATTGGAATCAAGTACTCATTAAATTTTATCtggaattgaaaattgtattatcgtcattaaatttagaaaatgatgaatcGTTAAGTAATTCTGATGAATTAGatgattataatttaaatcaattaagtttaatttataaatggtttaatattttatttgaagaaaaacaattaaaatcaactaatcgaccaaaatttattttagtAGTGATTGATTTAGttgaatttataaataattggttaattcaaatgatttttaATCTTGATGATATAAGTGAATTTCAATGTACTAAAATAACTcatattattgataatattaataatgtCACCATACCATATATTCAAGAATTGGGTATTAACAAAagttcatcatcaattgaatcatatgataaattaaataatgttaaatttttaattaataatcatttaaaaGATATTATGGAAAGATTTTATCAAGgagaattatttaatttagaAACTCAAGAATTAGTAAATATGATAAAATCTATTTTCATTCAAAGTGAATTAAGAGATAATTATATacaagaaataattgaatttcgAAACATGagctaa
- a CDS encoding origin recognition complex subunit 5 (Ortholog(s) have ATP binding, DNA replication origin binding activity) gives MSLTLDELTQLKKQVKERDEEIDLLNAFINKNPRLSSPCVIVHGYKSIGKTFTVTKFLKALGTNFSTINCDECVSKKILLRRCFDKIRIDSGCPKGSLNTRNDLAKYGNNGDSFSTFVSALELFVEEFDYKLEHHVLLLDRFDQCFEYVNDLLAGFTRLRESSTLLQNFTVVVIISGEDPKEIVTLSNPHVYFKVYNESQIISILQESRLCKFNINDVSDDSTESIEFYNQYVKAIVDMLYPYTGSDMSLLIDFTKRLWDPFIEPIRQGRLQITEFVKCLKEGIHLFTNEDVVSTSGVIEFKTLQWEKQVTHGGHVHDLPLHSKFFLLASYLASYGSYRNDLHKYSKVKVVKYKKRQSTKATSVTKGHMSKESIDTRLLSANYVDLERILAILSVIYRNYAPSLNHSDKDELLYMDDRIIEDEEKKESERSKFTLTRNIDLSNQIATLFSLGLLSKTNSSDILTAKVRWKCNIDWKTAEGIAKSVDFPISDFMMDD, from the coding sequence ATGAGTTTAACACTTGATGAATTaactcaattgaaaaaacaagtaaaagaaagagatgaagaaattgatttattaaatgcATTTATAAACAAGAATCCAAGATTACTGTCCCCCTGTGTTATAGTTCACGGTTATAAATCTATTGGTAAAACATTTACCGTCACAAAATTCTTAAAGGCATTAGGAACAAATTTCTCTACTATTAATTGTGATGAATGTGTTTCTAAAAAAATCTTATTACGTCGatgttttgataaaattagAATTGATAGTGGTTGTCCAAAAGGATCATTAAATACTAGAAATGATTTAGCAAAATATGGGAATAATGGTGATagtttttcaacatttgtATCAGCATTAGAATTGtttgttgaagaatttgattataaattgGAACATCATGTTTTACTACTAGATAGATTTGATCAATGTTTTGAATATgtcaatgatttattagCCGGGTTTACTCGATTAAGAGAATCATCTACtttattacaaaattttACCGTAGTTGTTATTATATCTGGTGAAGACCcaaaagaaattgtcaCATTATCAAACCCACATGTTTATTTTAAAGTTTACAATGAGAGCCAAATTATCAGTATCTTGCAAGAGAGCAGATTGTGCAAATTTAATATCAATGATGTTTCTGATGATTCAACGGAAAGTATAGaattttataatcaataCGTTAAGGCAATAGTGGATATGCTTTATCCCTACACTGGATCAGATATGtcattattgattgatttcaCCAAAAGATTATGGGATCCATTTATTGAACCAATACGACAAGGTCGATTACAAATCACTGAATTTGTGAAATGTCTTAAAGAAGGTATACATTTATTTACTAATGAAGATGTGGTTAGTACTTCAGGAGtcattgaatttaaaactTTACAATGGGAAAAACAAGTGACTCATGGAGGACATGTTCATGATTTACCTTTAcattccaaattttttttacttgCATCTTATTTGGCATCATATGGGAGTTATCGAAATGATCTTCATAAATATTCCAAAGTAAAAGTagtaaaatataaaaagaGACAAAGCACTAAAGCAACTTCAGTTACTAAAGGACATATGAGTAAAGAAAGTATTGATACACGTTTATTATCAGCTAATTATGTTGATCTTGAAAGGATTTTGGCTATCTTATCAGTCATATATAGAAATTATGCCCCGTCTTTAAATCATTCTGATAAAGATGAATTACTTTACATGGATGATCGAAtcattgaagatgaagagaaaaaggaaTCAGAAAGATCTAAATTCACTTTGACAAGAAATATCGATTTGAGTAATCAAATTGCAACTTTATTTTCCTTGGGGTTATTAAGTAAGACCAATTCATCTGATATTTTAACCGCCAAAGTAAGATGGAAATGTAATATTGATTGGAAAACAGCTGAAGGAATAGCAAAATCAGTGGATTTCCCTATTTCAGATTTCATGATGGatgattaa
- a CDS encoding uncharacterized protein (Ortholog of C. dubliniensis CD36 : Cd36_32460, C. parapsilosis CDC317 : CPAR2_205480, Candida tenuis NRRL Y-1498 : CANTEDRAFT_115156 and Debaryomyces hansenii CBS767 : DEHA2E22154g) has product MVTTTIQENIDLIQKVNLKHTSIDPNPDSRQQEIINNLLLLAQKEQQKGNTSITSDKLDKLTSLLAQQQQQQQQKLQSRSQPLSTPTKAKLPPKPKYPSVFNKFDINKSSHNNRQERGQSPVKKPKSGSKPNNNNKPIKYYRPNTFSLKKIEFMFVNILENLANLLDNLHLLSNLPMFPQFLNRFLKQTNKIWVLILVFLIRKTISQLLNVIRKIRKVNIEVDLLNSTTTTKNKTGINFINEDLNKKYKKVLKDLRFDKMMLIIELIGNFLDLTFNLIELYGIALPDWIMSLLNFASMAMTIYRMNKDDEYVDDDITDDLI; this is encoded by the coding sequence ATGGTCACTACAACAATACAAGagaatattgatttaattcaaaaagTAAACTTAAAACATACTTCAATTGATCCTAATCCTGACTCACGtcaacaagaaattatcaataatttacTTCTTCTAGCTcaaaaagaacaacaaaaggGTAATACTTCAATCACATCAGATAaacttgataaattaaCCAGTTTACTagcacaacaacaacaacaacaacaacaaaagttACAAAGTCGATCACAACCATTATCAACCCCTACTAAGGCTAAATTACctccaaaaccaaaatacCCTTCagtatttaataaatttgatattaataaatcatctCACAACAATCGACAAGAACGAGGTCAATCTCCAGTGAAGAAACCCAAGTCAGGGAGTAAacctaataataataataaacctATAAAATACTATAGACCAAATACATttagtttgaaaaaaatagaatttaTGTTTGTTAATATTTTAGAAAATCTTGCCAATTTATTAGATAATTTacatttattatcaaatttaccAATGTTCccacaatttttaaatcgATTTTTAAAACAAACCAATAAAATTTGGGTATTAATATTGGTTTTTTTAATCAGGAAAACCATATCTCAATTACTAAATGTAATACGTAAAATTAGAAAAGTTAATattgaagttgatttattaaattctactaccaccaccaaaaacaAGACTGgaataaattttataaatgaagatttaaataaaaaatacaaaaaagtattaaaagatttacgatttgataaaatgatgcttattattgaattaattgGGAATTTCTTAGATTTAACATTTAATcttattgaattatatgGAATTGCTTTGCCTGATTGGATTATgagtttattgaattttgcAAGTATGGCAATGACAATTTATAGAATGAATAAAGATGATGAatatgttgatgatgatataactgatgatttgatttga